Proteins from a genomic interval of Acetobacterium woodii DSM 1030:
- a CDS encoding ECF transporter S component, translating into MNHQTKKLTYTALMMALTLVMTSLIKIPIPNGYIHLGDGAVLLSAYILGPWGGLIAAGIGSASADYFGGFGAYVLPTFVAKGLMAFIFGYLMKRFPDKNILFFLFPAVFAMVIVYYLFEIIMYGSIVGPLLNIPFNALQGLVGIVIITVLHKPLERFRLTPLKS; encoded by the coding sequence ATGAACCATCAAACTAAAAAACTAACCTATACGGCCCTAATGATGGCACTCACTTTGGTGATGACATCCCTTATTAAAATTCCCATTCCAAATGGGTATATTCACCTTGGTGACGGTGCCGTCTTGCTTTCTGCTTATATTTTAGGCCCTTGGGGCGGACTTATTGCTGCTGGTATTGGTTCCGCCAGTGCCGATTATTTTGGCGGTTTTGGTGCCTATGTGCTGCCGACTTTCGTCGCCAAAGGCTTGATGGCTTTTATTTTCGGTTATCTGATGAAGCGTTTTCCTGATAAAAATATTCTCTTTTTTCTGTTTCCGGCGGTTTTTGCGATGGTCATTGTTTATTACCTTTTTGAAATAATTATGTATGGTAGCATTGTCGGGCCACTTCTCAATATTCCTTTTAATGCCTTACAAGGTCTGGTTGGAATCGTCATTATCACTGTGCTGCACAAACCATTAGAACGGTTTCGCTTAACCCCACTTAAATCTTGA
- a CDS encoding cobalamin B12-binding domain-containing protein yields the protein MKQSIVRSIEGLYEDRTLELVRIAIRKGFKPIDIFNWLQIGMERVGKLYETSDYFIADLIFAGIIFQEVMELEELKEISKVTPKNKIGRLLLFSVCGDCHDIGKNIFGSFAKTAGFEIIDLGTDVSLFQVMEAIETVKPDIIGLSGMQQETIYEMRAVVCELVNRGIRDNYRVIIGGAVIDEKAGQIVGADFATKDVMMGVEKCKLWMIEKVGKKNNDK from the coding sequence GAAGATCGAACCCTCGAGCTTGTCCGAATTGCCATTCGGAAAGGGTTTAAACCGATTGATATTTTCAATTGGCTGCAAATCGGAATGGAGCGGGTTGGTAAATTATATGAAACCAGCGATTATTTCATTGCGGATTTGATCTTTGCCGGAATAATTTTTCAAGAAGTTATGGAACTGGAAGAATTAAAGGAAATTTCAAAAGTAACTCCAAAAAATAAAATCGGCAGATTGCTTCTGTTTTCAGTGTGTGGTGATTGTCATGATATCGGGAAAAATATTTTCGGTTCATTTGCTAAAACAGCCGGATTTGAAATCATCGATCTGGGCACGGATGTTTCATTATTTCAGGTGATGGAAGCCATCGAAACGGTTAAACCGGATATTATTGGTTTAAGTGGGATGCAGCAAGAAACCATTTACGAAATGAGAGCGGTTGTTTGTGAGTTAGTTAACCGCGGAATTCGAGATAATTATCGTGTTATTATCGGAGGTGCTGTTATCGATGAAAAAGCAGGGCAAATTGTCGGCGCAGATTTTGCAACTAAAGATGTGATGATGGGTGTTGAAAAATGCAAATTATGGATGATCGAAAAAGTAGGAAAAAAAAATAATGATAAGTAG
- a CDS encoding ABC-F family ATP-binding cassette domain-containing protein gives MNIASIENIKKTYGVKTLFNQLSFSISDSDKIGVIGVNGSGKTSLLRIIGNLDSPDAGTVKYFGTKRVEILSQDPDLDPKTTVLNQVFSADSPEMNLVRDYEATLSSLENSPEDGSLQKRMLSLSQRIDDENLWNLKSQVETILSQLGIHDYHKQIGKLSGGQRKRVAMASALLTPCDLLILDEPTNHLDNDTIAWLENYLLNRKGALLMVTHDRYFLDRVVTKTIELDKGNLYEYTGNYSDFLELKANRKEAQTAIEEKRQNLYRRELAWIRRGARARTTKQKARIQRFEEIKGQASDLSETQMEISVGFSRLGKKVIEIDHLYKSFNAKKIVDDFSIILGPNERIGIIGKNGYGKSTLLNLIAGKLKPDSGSITLGETVKLGYFSQESEDMDTNLRAIDYIREKAEVMENCRGEIVTAAQMMELFLFDRNSQWVYISELSGGERRRLYLLGILMMAPNVLLFDEPTNDLDIDTLTILEAYLDEFQGSVLTVSHDRYFLDRTCERIFSFNGNGQITTQTGNYSDYIQKHPLNGLSLKEDVVKSPPKAEQPKPQSSPKRKPGLTYKEKREQEALLSDFSKKDQRLDFITQKLSEITKDYTVLQELSLEKASLEDELLEIMDRLETLEQLEKGL, from the coding sequence ATGAATATTGCAAGTATTGAAAACATCAAAAAAACATATGGCGTTAAAACGCTCTTTAATCAACTTTCTTTTAGTATCTCGGACAGCGATAAAATTGGTGTGATTGGTGTCAACGGTTCTGGTAAAACCTCATTATTAAGGATCATCGGAAATCTTGACAGCCCCGATGCCGGAACGGTTAAATATTTCGGGACCAAACGCGTCGAAATACTCTCGCAAGACCCTGATCTGGATCCAAAAACTACGGTCCTCAACCAGGTATTTTCGGCTGATTCGCCGGAAATGAATCTCGTTCGGGATTATGAAGCCACCCTTTCATCCTTAGAAAACTCACCCGAAGACGGGTCTTTGCAAAAACGGATGTTGTCTTTGTCCCAGCGGATTGATGATGAAAATTTATGGAACCTGAAGTCGCAAGTCGAAACAATTTTATCGCAATTGGGTATTCATGACTATCATAAACAAATCGGCAAACTTTCCGGCGGCCAGCGCAAACGTGTAGCTATGGCCTCAGCTTTACTTACACCTTGTGATCTCCTGATTCTTGATGAACCGACAAATCATCTTGATAATGATACCATCGCATGGTTAGAAAACTATCTCTTAAACCGAAAAGGGGCCTTGTTAATGGTTACCCATGATCGTTATTTTCTTGATCGGGTGGTCACTAAAACAATTGAATTGGATAAAGGCAACCTTTATGAGTATACTGGTAATTATTCTGATTTTTTGGAACTAAAGGCTAATCGAAAAGAGGCCCAAACGGCCATTGAAGAAAAACGTCAAAATCTTTATCGCCGCGAACTGGCCTGGATTCGTCGCGGCGCCCGAGCCCGTACCACCAAGCAGAAAGCCCGTATCCAGCGTTTTGAAGAAATAAAGGGGCAAGCCTCTGACCTTTCTGAAACGCAAATGGAAATTTCTGTCGGCTTCAGCCGCCTCGGAAAAAAAGTGATCGAAATCGACCATTTATATAAATCTTTTAATGCGAAAAAAATAGTTGATGATTTCAGCATCATTCTCGGACCCAACGAACGAATCGGGATTATCGGCAAAAACGGTTATGGCAAGTCGACCCTGCTTAACTTAATCGCCGGCAAACTAAAGCCGGATAGCGGGTCCATCACGCTGGGAGAAACCGTTAAACTCGGTTACTTTTCGCAGGAATCTGAAGATATGGATACCAATCTTCGGGCCATCGATTATATTCGTGAGAAAGCGGAAGTGATGGAGAATTGCCGTGGTGAAATTGTCACTGCCGCTCAAATGATGGAACTCTTTTTGTTTGATCGCAACAGCCAATGGGTTTATATTTCCGAACTCTCTGGTGGCGAGCGACGGCGACTATATTTGTTAGGAATCCTGATGATGGCCCCAAACGTGCTGCTTTTTGATGAACCCACCAACGATCTTGACATCGATACGCTCACCATTTTAGAAGCGTATCTGGATGAGTTTCAAGGCTCCGTATTGACGGTTTCACATGATCGTTATTTTCTTGATCGGACCTGCGAGCGGATTTTTTCATTTAACGGAAACGGTCAAATTACAACCCAAACCGGTAACTACTCGGACTATATCCAAAAGCACCCCTTAAACGGCTTGAGCCTCAAAGAAGATGTTGTTAAGTCCCCTCCCAAAGCCGAACAACCGAAACCTCAATCCTCCCCAAAACGCAAACCGGGACTGACCTACAAAGAAAAAAGAGAACAGGAAGCACTCCTTTCCGATTTTTCTAAAAAGGATCAGCGATTAGATTTTATCACCCAAAAGCTTAGCGAAATTACTAAAGATTATACCGTTTTACAGGAATTATCCCTCGAAAAAGCAAGCTTGGAAGATGAACTGTTAGAAATTATGGATCGTCTTGAAACTTTGGAGCAATTAGAAAAGGGGCTTTAG
- a CDS encoding exodeoxyribonuclease III, with translation MKIISWNVNGIRAAEKKGFLTFIEEVSPDLLCIQETKAHDHQLEASLLDIPGYFAYFHSGEKKGYSGTAVYYKQEPLAIRTGLSDATFNNEGRTIIMEYPDFILYNVYFPNGQKDDERLNFKMAFNQCLQNDIQKLLDAKKNVIVCGDINIAHQEIDLKNPKENSKRSGFLPEERAWIDDFLSIGMVDSWRVQHPEEVKYSWWSYRFNARAHNAGWRIDSFFVSEPFMSRVDCTDILNDVLGSDHCPIVLTLKP, from the coding sequence ATGAAGATTATCTCTTGGAACGTCAACGGCATTCGTGCTGCTGAAAAAAAAGGTTTTTTAACTTTTATTGAAGAAGTATCCCCCGATCTCCTGTGTATTCAGGAAACAAAAGCCCATGACCATCAGTTAGAAGCATCCTTATTAGATATCCCCGGTTATTTTGCCTATTTTCATTCCGGCGAAAAAAAAGGCTACAGTGGGACCGCTGTCTATTATAAGCAGGAACCCCTTGCTATCCGAACCGGCCTGTCTGATGCAACTTTTAATAACGAAGGACGAACCATTATTATGGAATATCCCGATTTTATTCTCTATAATGTTTATTTTCCCAATGGTCAAAAAGACGATGAACGCCTTAATTTTAAAATGGCTTTTAACCAATGTCTTCAAAATGATATCCAAAAACTGCTGGATGCCAAAAAAAATGTCATTGTCTGTGGTGATATCAACATCGCCCACCAAGAAATTGATTTAAAAAATCCCAAAGAAAATTCTAAACGTTCCGGTTTTTTACCCGAAGAACGTGCCTGGATTGATGATTTTTTGAGTATTGGCATGGTTGATAGCTGGCGGGTTCAACACCCCGAAGAAGTTAAATATAGCTGGTGGTCTTACCGTTTTAACGCCCGCGCTCATAACGCCGGATGGCGGATTGATTCCTTTTTTGTTTCCGAACCTTTTATGTCCCGGGTCGATTGCACCGATATTTTAAATGACGTCTTGGGTTCGGATCATTGCCCGATTGTTCTTACTTTAAAACCATAA
- a CDS encoding GntR family transcriptional regulator: MGSPEYLKIVDAIKNRITSEEIKPGDAIQSENLLCEEFNVSRMTVRKGLAVLVNEGYIYSIPGKGNYVCEPNLDSYTLHFDEMMTTEKKGEEIRLIEVNVVKPSYEVGFNLEISENKHVIVVKRVFVSDGIVKAFDVKYIPYYRGIPIVEKEIRYATFPEMVAKKNSIFAMTKKLKIRAMAAKGEVSQILDIMEGDPVLVVEQKLMDEKDHPIGWGLMYFTSDDSGLEAIASFD, from the coding sequence ATGGGATCCCCCGAATATTTAAAAATAGTAGATGCAATAAAAAATAGAATAACCAGTGAAGAAATTAAACCGGGTGATGCCATTCAATCAGAAAATCTTCTTTGCGAAGAATTCAATGTTAGTCGAATGACGGTAAGAAAAGGCTTGGCGGTACTCGTTAATGAAGGATACATTTATTCCATACCGGGAAAAGGCAACTATGTCTGCGAACCGAATTTGGATTCATATACCTTACATTTTGATGAAATGATGACAACCGAAAAAAAGGGCGAAGAAATCAGGCTAATTGAAGTGAATGTTGTGAAGCCGAGTTATGAAGTTGGTTTTAACCTTGAAATTTCGGAAAATAAACATGTGATTGTGGTGAAACGTGTTTTTGTGAGTGACGGAATAGTTAAAGCCTTTGATGTAAAGTATATTCCTTATTATCGCGGGATTCCAATTGTTGAAAAAGAGATTCGCTATGCTACTTTTCCTGAAATGGTGGCAAAGAAGAACTCTATTTTTGCGATGACTAAAAAATTGAAAATCCGTGCTATGGCAGCCAAAGGTGAAGTTAGTCAGATCCTCGATATTATGGAAGGCGATCCTGTTTTGGTGGTGGAACAAAAACTTATGGATGAAAAAGATCACCCGATTGGTTGGGGACTGATGTACTTTACCAGTGATGATTCAGGGTTAGAGGCTATTGCTTCCTTCGATTAG
- a CDS encoding UDP-N-acetylmuramoyl-L-alanyl-D-glutamate--2,6-diaminopimelate ligase, with the protein MKLQELLQALKIIEIKNNRSDCDIKKICYNSKLADKDSLFVAIPGYVTDGHRYIEKAIEQGACAIVYQNECAKYHPEVTYIKVADSRYALGLLGSAFFGNPSGSMVVAGITGTNGKTSLTYMLKSIFEQQGKKCGLIGTIQNLIGSEVIDNRGRTTPESLEVQEIIREMKDADCSHLFMEVSSHGLALERVNGVDFDYGIFTNLTQDHLDYHKTFENYFKAKAKLFDQVNKVNIINGDDPWGQKLCKILAAKTEVPVITYGTNPQNDYFAKEMIFETRGTTFTLVTPTGEEQLFLNIPGEFMVYNAMAAIIVALNEGIPLAVIKETLKKIPGIEGRMEILKTDAPFDIVIDYAHSPDSLEKLLQSVRKIFTGRMVLVFGCNGDRDREKRPIMGRIAGTYADVVVVTSDNPASENPMDIIDAVVSGVREKTDQYATVEVRSDGVYHGAALCQPGDVLVLAGKGHEKQEIMKNETLYYNEWDTAREAVARLKIKAEN; encoded by the coding sequence ATGAAATTACAAGAACTTTTACAAGCATTAAAAATAATCGAAATTAAAAACAATCGTTCAGATTGTGATATAAAAAAGATCTGTTATAATTCTAAACTAGCTGATAAAGACAGCCTTTTTGTTGCGATACCTGGTTACGTGACCGATGGCCATCGTTATATTGAAAAGGCAATTGAGCAGGGAGCTTGTGCAATTGTCTATCAGAATGAATGTGCGAAATACCATCCGGAGGTGACTTACATTAAAGTGGCCGACTCACGTTATGCACTGGGTTTGCTGGGAAGTGCTTTTTTTGGAAATCCGTCAGGGTCGATGGTCGTAGCCGGGATTACCGGTACCAATGGGAAAACATCATTAACTTATATGCTTAAAAGTATTTTTGAACAACAAGGGAAAAAATGTGGATTGATCGGCACCATCCAGAATCTTATTGGGAGCGAAGTGATCGATAATCGAGGACGGACAACTCCGGAATCACTTGAAGTTCAAGAGATTATCAGAGAAATGAAAGATGCCGATTGTTCCCATTTGTTTATGGAAGTTTCGTCGCATGGATTAGCGCTGGAACGGGTAAATGGCGTTGATTTTGATTATGGTATTTTCACGAATCTAACCCAAGATCATTTGGATTACCATAAGACCTTTGAAAACTATTTTAAGGCCAAAGCTAAGTTGTTTGATCAAGTGAACAAAGTAAATATTATCAATGGTGATGATCCCTGGGGGCAGAAACTCTGTAAAATATTGGCAGCAAAAACGGAGGTTCCAGTTATTACTTATGGAACAAATCCTCAAAATGATTATTTTGCCAAAGAGATGATTTTTGAAACCCGGGGCACAACGTTTACACTTGTTACACCAACCGGTGAAGAACAACTCTTTTTAAATATTCCCGGAGAGTTTATGGTTTATAATGCCATGGCAGCAATTATTGTTGCTTTAAACGAGGGAATTCCTTTGGCAGTCATCAAAGAAACCTTAAAAAAAATACCCGGAATTGAAGGGCGAATGGAAATATTAAAGACGGATGCACCGTTTGACATTGTTATTGACTACGCCCATTCTCCCGATTCGCTGGAAAAGTTACTGCAATCAGTGCGAAAAATATTTACCGGACGAATGGTATTGGTGTTTGGCTGTAATGGTGATCGGGACCGCGAAAAAAGACCGATTATGGGTCGGATTGCCGGAACATATGCAGATGTGGTGGTTGTGACTTCGGATAATCCCGCTAGTGAGAACCCAATGGATATCATCGATGCGGTCGTTTCCGGGGTCCGCGAAAAAACAGATCAATATGCGACGGTTGAAGTTCGGAGTGACGGTGTTTATCATGGGGCCGCCTTGTGCCAACCCGGCGATGTACTGGTGCTGGCAGGAAAAGGTCATGAAAAACAGGAGATTATGAAAAATGAAACGCTTTATTACAACGAATGGGATACAGCCCGCGAAGCGGTCGCCCGGTTAAAGATAAAGGCTGAAAATTAG
- a CDS encoding DUF1638 domain-containing protein, producing the protein MKDRILLIACGMIQDEMSLAMKNTGINYDTIWMNSELHNNPDLLRLELQKEINDHQDYDIILLAYGNCGKALIGLRSEATKLALLRSEDCIHMLLHNKKNLKSTRGETYFITKGWMRGKKSLKEEYHYAINKYGPKRAEMIMKIMFKNYKSLTMIDSGAYDLDEWIHCARHLSQVLKLDFVITQGDVKLLEMFLSLEWDHRVVVVTMGREVSMDDFGVECAVNAYSNTF; encoded by the coding sequence ATGAAAGATAGAATCTTATTAATCGCGTGTGGAATGATTCAGGACGAGATGAGCTTGGCAATGAAGAATACCGGCATTAATTATGATACGATATGGATGAATTCAGAACTTCATAACAACCCTGACCTTTTGAGATTGGAACTGCAAAAAGAAATAAATGACCATCAAGATTATGATATCATTCTTTTGGCTTATGGTAATTGTGGAAAAGCATTAATCGGACTTCGCAGTGAGGCGACAAAACTGGCATTGCTGCGGTCAGAAGATTGCATTCATATGTTGCTGCACAATAAAAAAAACTTGAAGTCAACGCGCGGAGAAACCTACTTTATTACTAAAGGATGGATGCGGGGAAAAAAGTCATTAAAAGAAGAATATCATTATGCCATTAATAAATATGGGCCAAAACGGGCAGAGATGATTATGAAAATCATGTTCAAAAATTATAAGTCCCTAACGATGATTGATTCTGGCGCTTATGATTTAGATGAATGGATTCATTGTGCCAGGCATTTGAGTCAGGTCCTTAAGTTAGATTTTGTGATCACCCAGGGAGATGTGAAACTACTGGAGATGTTTCTTTCTTTGGAATGGGATCATCGCGTGGTGGTAGTAACGATGGGGCGTGAAGTTTCAATGGACGATTTTGGGGTGGAATGTGCCGTAAACGCGTACTCGAATACTTTTTAA
- the ileS gene encoding isoleucine--tRNA ligase, with protein MAQFKTLSEGKIGEREDIISKQWEAMNLLQKTIDNREGKENFVFYEGPPTANGRPGIHHVLARTLKDTVCKYKVMDGYRVLRKGGWDTHGLPVEIEVEKQLGLSSKPEIEAYGIDKFNEKCKESVFNYESQWKEMSRKMGYFIDMEDPYITLDNNYIESVWWILDKFNKEGFLYEGHKIMPYCPRCGTGLASHEVAQGYQEIKSNTVVVAFKRKDADEYFLVWTTTPWTLAANVALAVHPEADYIKARSKDTVYICAKVLAPKLLGDDYEILAEMKGSALEYVEYDQLMPFVKPDKKAFFVTCADYVTTEDGTGIVHIAPAFGEDDYKVGRQYSLPVLQPVAEDGKYTDTPWKGQFVMDADLDIIKWLKAEGKLFKKEKMLHNYPHCWRCKTPLLYYAKPSWYLEMTKIKDRLIENNNGVEWYPDFVGEKRFGNWLENLNDWAISRTRYWGTPLPVWRCDECGKLETVGSRKELIDRAVEDIDESIELHRPYVDDVHFVCPDCGKTMTRVKDVIDCWFDSGSMPFAQYHYPFENKERWEEQFPADFICEGIDQTRGWFYSLLAISSFVTGKAPYKKVLVNDLILDAEGQKMSKTKGNTVNPFELFEEYGADALRWYLLYVSPAWTPTRFDVKGIKEVQSKFFNTLKNTYHFFALYANTDNIDPREFFIPYAQRPEIDAWILSKYNRLIKEVRAEMEVFDLTKAVKKIQNFVNEDLSNWYIRRNRRRFWGTELTDDKKAVYNTTWEVLEGVVRLCAPFAPYITEELYQKLTDGVSVHLADYPTANEELILDAIEAPMDLVRELVSLGRGAREEAQIKVRQPLSKIIVDGKYRETLGDLCVLIEEELNIKAVVFEDNLGDFMNYTLKPDFKVAGPVLGKNVKLLGKALASVEASEVVAKLEADNSFVIELDGESLELRKDFIDIRISAKEGFNVQMFNNKFIILDTSLDQDLLDEGCAREFVSRIQQLRKSNGYEVMDRIDISYSSDEAMDRAIAIYTDFIKTETLADEITIKTGAGEVFNLNGHDTGIELTKK; from the coding sequence TTGGCACAGTTTAAGACACTAAGCGAAGGGAAGATTGGCGAACGGGAAGATATAATCTCAAAACAATGGGAAGCCATGAATCTTTTGCAGAAAACAATTGATAATCGTGAAGGAAAAGAAAATTTTGTGTTTTATGAAGGTCCCCCAACGGCGAATGGCCGGCCCGGGATTCATCATGTACTGGCACGAACTTTAAAAGATACCGTTTGTAAATACAAGGTCATGGATGGCTATCGGGTGCTTCGTAAGGGCGGCTGGGATACCCATGGGTTACCGGTAGAAATTGAAGTTGAAAAACAACTGGGATTGTCCAGTAAACCGGAAATTGAAGCGTACGGTATCGATAAGTTCAATGAAAAATGTAAAGAATCGGTTTTTAATTATGAAAGCCAATGGAAAGAGATGAGTCGCAAAATGGGATATTTCATTGATATGGAAGATCCCTATATTACACTGGATAATAATTATATTGAATCCGTCTGGTGGATTCTGGATAAATTTAACAAAGAAGGTTTTCTTTATGAAGGACACAAAATCATGCCTTACTGTCCGCGTTGCGGCACCGGATTGGCATCTCATGAGGTCGCTCAGGGCTATCAGGAAATAAAAAGCAATACCGTTGTGGTAGCGTTTAAACGTAAAGATGCCGATGAGTATTTTCTGGTTTGGACGACAACCCCCTGGACGCTGGCCGCCAATGTGGCGTTGGCAGTGCATCCGGAAGCTGATTATATTAAAGCCAGAAGCAAGGATACGGTGTATATTTGTGCCAAAGTTTTAGCCCCTAAATTATTAGGTGACGATTACGAAATTTTGGCGGAAATGAAAGGGTCAGCACTGGAATATGTTGAATATGATCAACTGATGCCTTTTGTTAAGCCCGATAAAAAGGCCTTTTTTGTCACCTGTGCCGATTATGTTACCACCGAAGATGGAACTGGGATTGTTCATATTGCCCCAGCTTTTGGGGAAGATGATTATAAAGTTGGCCGTCAGTATAGTTTGCCGGTACTGCAACCAGTGGCTGAAGATGGAAAATACACCGATACCCCTTGGAAAGGGCAATTTGTCATGGATGCCGATCTGGACATTATCAAATGGCTGAAAGCTGAAGGAAAGTTATTTAAAAAAGAAAAGATGCTGCATAACTATCCTCATTGCTGGCGTTGTAAAACCCCGTTGCTTTATTATGCTAAACCAAGCTGGTATCTGGAAATGACCAAAATAAAAGACCGCCTCATTGAAAACAATAATGGGGTCGAATGGTATCCCGATTTTGTTGGTGAAAAACGTTTTGGCAACTGGCTGGAAAATCTTAATGATTGGGCGATTTCTCGAACGCGTTATTGGGGAACACCGCTGCCAGTCTGGCGCTGCGACGAATGTGGAAAGCTGGAAACCGTTGGTTCCCGCAAAGAACTGATTGATCGGGCGGTTGAAGATATCGACGAAAGCATTGAACTGCACCGTCCTTATGTCGATGATGTTCATTTTGTTTGCCCGGATTGCGGCAAAACAATGACTCGGGTCAAAGACGTGATTGATTGCTGGTTTGACTCCGGCTCGATGCCTTTTGCTCAATATCACTATCCCTTTGAAAATAAAGAACGGTGGGAAGAACAATTCCCGGCTGATTTTATCTGTGAAGGAATCGATCAGACCCGCGGCTGGTTCTATTCACTGCTGGCAATTTCTTCTTTTGTAACCGGGAAAGCGCCTTACAAAAAAGTATTGGTCAATGATCTGATTCTCGATGCCGAAGGCCAGAAGATGTCTAAAACCAAAGGGAATACCGTTAATCCCTTTGAGTTGTTTGAAGAATATGGTGCTGACGCTTTGCGTTGGTATCTGTTATATGTTTCACCGGCATGGACACCGACGCGTTTTGATGTCAAGGGCATTAAAGAAGTACAAAGCAAATTTTTTAACACCCTCAAAAACACCTATCATTTCTTTGCATTGTATGCCAATACCGATAACATTGATCCGCGCGAGTTTTTTATCCCTTATGCGCAACGTCCGGAAATTGATGCCTGGATTTTGTCAAAATATAATCGTTTGATTAAAGAAGTAAGAGCCGAGATGGAAGTTTTTGACTTAACCAAAGCGGTCAAGAAAATTCAAAATTTTGTTAACGAAGATTTATCCAATTGGTATATCCGTCGTAATCGCCGTCGTTTCTGGGGCACTGAACTGACCGACGACAAAAAAGCTGTTTATAACACCACTTGGGAAGTATTGGAAGGGGTTGTTCGTTTATGTGCTCCTTTTGCACCCTATATTACGGAAGAATTGTACCAAAAATTGACCGATGGCGTTTCGGTCCATCTGGCCGATTATCCGACGGCCAATGAAGAACTGATTTTGGATGCTATTGAAGCGCCGATGGACTTAGTTAGAGAGTTAGTCAGCTTAGGTCGAGGAGCTCGAGAAGAAGCGCAGATTAAAGTGCGGCAGCCACTGTCGAAAATTATTGTTGATGGTAAATACCGGGAAACTCTGGGTGACCTCTGTGTTCTGATTGAAGAGGAACTGAACATTAAAGCGGTCGTTTTTGAAGACAACCTCGGGGATTTTATGAACTATACCTTAAAACCGGACTTTAAGGTAGCGGGTCCGGTGCTGGGCAAAAATGTTAAGCTGTTAGGCAAAGCATTGGCATCAGTTGAGGCCAGCGAAGTCGTAGCTAAGTTAGAAGCTGACAATAGTTTTGTGATTGAACTGGATGGGGAAAGTCTGGAACTACGTAAAGATTTTATCGATATCCGGATTTCCGCTAAAGAAGGCTTTAATGTCCAGATGTTCAACAATAAGTTTATTATTCTGGATACCAGTCTTGATCAGGATTTACTGGATGAAGGGTGTGCCAGAGAATTTGTTTCCCGAATTCAGCAGTTGCGAAAATCCAATGGTTATGAAGTGATGGACCGCATTGATATTAGCTACAGTAGTGATGAAGCGATGGATCGGGCGATTGCAATTTATACCGATTTCATTAAAACCGAAACGCTGGCGGATGAGATCACGATTAAAACCGGTGCAGGAGAAGTTTTTAATTTAAATGGACATGATACCGGGATTGAATTGACAAAAAAATAG
- a CDS encoding gamma carbonic anhydrase family protein has product MMLGKTIFIAKSADVIGKVKLGNFISVWFQAVIRGDVDTITIGDRTNIQDGTVVHVAPGHPTVIGEGVSIGHNAIIHGCKIGNNVLIGMGAIILNGAQIGDNCIVGAGSLVTQGKVFPPNSLIMGSPAKVARPLKPEEVQSIRDNAEEYLNTMKSYMTNNKS; this is encoded by the coding sequence ATGATGTTGGGCAAAACTATTTTTATCGCAAAAAGTGCGGATGTTATTGGAAAAGTAAAATTGGGGAATTTTATCAGCGTGTGGTTTCAAGCAGTCATTCGGGGTGATGTCGATACCATTACGATTGGCGATCGCACGAATATTCAAGATGGAACAGTAGTTCATGTGGCTCCGGGTCATCCCACCGTCATTGGTGAAGGGGTGAGTATTGGTCATAATGCGATTATTCACGGCTGTAAAATTGGCAATAACGTGTTAATTGGCATGGGGGCGATTATTTTAAATGGCGCTCAAATAGGTGATAACTGTATTGTTGGAGCGGGCTCGCTAGTTACCCAAGGAAAGGTTTTTCCACCAAATTCATTAATTATGGGCAGTCCGGCAAAAGTGGCGAGACCACTAAAACCAGAAGAGGTTCAGTCAATCCGGGATAATGCCGAAGAATACTTGAATACCATGAAAAGTTACATGACGAACAATAAAAGTTAG